In Bradyrhizobium sp. 200, the sequence GTTGCTTGGTTCCTCAGAGCAACTAAGCATTTAGCAGCATTTTTGCCCACCGCTCATATTCTGATTCAAGGAGCATTTGTCATGGCGCAGTCAGCGAAGCCGCCGATCTTCGATGCGGTCGATCTTGAACGCGAGATCGAGGAAGAGTTTCGAAAGCTGCCGCTGGATCGCGAATCCCAGCCAAGCGATTTCGCGCCGCCTTCCGTACGCGCGCCGGATTTAGCGCTGCCCGACTATGTCGAGCATCGCGACGGGGCTACCGAGATCGGCAAGCTGTCGGCGGAAGCCGTTGTCCGCGAATATGAAGCTGCGGCGAAAGACATCGAGGCCCTGGGCGTCGAGCTGGTCGAGCACGTCAAGCAATGTGAGGCCATGAGCCGCCAGACGCTCGTCGTGATCGATGAGCTCAAGGAAACCGCAGAGCGGTACCGCCAAGAGGCCAAGCGCGTCTTCCTCCAGATTGAGACCTATTCGTTGGTGACGGCGGAGGTACGCAAAAGCTGTGCTGAAATGAGGGAAAAGATCGTGGCTCCGGCCACAGTTCGAACCAAGTCCAAGAAGAATGAGCTCCGTGCCGCCCAGGAAGGCTGAGGTCCGGAATATTGCCGGTTGCGCTCCAAGCCACCGCGGTAAATTCAAGCTCCTCAGTAAACAGACTCCGCAGCAAACAGAGGCCCTGTCCGATGACCTCATCGGAGCGCGTTTGAGCGGATGATCTGAAGGTGCGGCGGGAATCACCGCGGCTCAGGTTGGCGTCCATCGCGGCAGCGCCAGCCGATCTTTATGACGTTCCTATATCGCGGGCCGGCTCCTCCTCTCGATTTTATATGCCGGCAGACCGATCTCTGGCGTGCGGTCGAAATCGCGACCGAACGAAATGGAGAATGCGTCATGTCTACGCAAGCTGTTGTTCAGGAGCGGCGCGCCCTTTTGGCGGAATGGATGTCGAAAAAGTCCATGCGCCTGGCCGCGCTGCTTGGCGGCCTTCTGACTGTCAGCATCGCGGTCAACGCGATGATCATCCTCGCCGACGGCAGAAGGCCATGACGCTTTTCCAGACGTCGCCGCAGTCTTGGGTGACATTGGGTGACATATGGAACTCATGTTTCATGCGGCTCACGCGCCAATGAAGCTGGTGTATACTCGGGGTCAGCTAATCAGAGCCGCGACCTCGCTTCGGCTGGTTTGCTCTTCAGCCAACGCGTCGTCGCCCACGCAGGAGTTGAAGCGGTGACCGATGTTGAATCGAAGCTTCGGCAGGACATGACAGCGGCGTCCGATGCCGCTCCCCTTTTTGGCCCGGCAACATCGGAGCTGATGCGTTACCTCGCGTCAATTGCAATGACCGCCGCCGCGACGGTCGTGGCCGTCGGTGTCGACACCAGGGTGAGCATCCCCAACCTGTCCCTGGTGTTTGTCATTCCGGTGATCGTCGCGGGCCTTAGCCTCGGCCTGGGTCCGTCACTCTGTTCGGCGATACTTGGGGCGCTGGCCTTCAATTTTTTCCTGACCGAGCCTCGCTACTCGCTGGCCGTCGACGACGCGTCGAACATCTGGGCGATTGGACTGCTGCTTGTGGTCGGTCTCATCGTGAGTGGTGTTGCCTTCACTTCCCGCCAGAGGGCGACCGAGGCGGCACTGCTGAGAAGGCAGACGACTGTGCTGCAAGGCTACAGCCGTGACGTCGTCGCAGCCGATAATACGAAGGCGATCGTCTCAACTACCTTGCAAGCTCTTGCAGCGCTCTTCCAGGTTCCTGCCGTCGTGATGCTCGTCAGGGACGGCACGGTGGTTTCCCTCGAGCGAACCGGCGACATGGAACCCCAGGACGCCGAACTGGAGGCGGCGCGTTCGTCCCTGGCGACCGGAACCGTCGCGCGCGGCGGCGTTTACCCGAACCTCGCCTCACGCTTTGACTTTTGGCCGGTGGAGTCGCCAGAAGGCCAGAATGCCGTCATTGGATTGGCCTTCGACCCGGACGAACGTCCGGCGGCGCCAGATACGCTGGTCAACATCGTTGTGCGTGTCCTGGCCCTGGTGCTTGACCGTCAACACGAACGGGCTGGACGCGATGTCCGGCCCGCAAGTTGAGTCCGGGGACAGGATTCAGCAGCGCGCAGGGCGGAATTGCGTAGCGCAATCCGGGATTGTCCGCCGATCCAGGTTGTCCCGGGTTACGCTCCGCTCCTCCCGGGCTACAAGACGAAATCGCCCTACGCTCGGATTTCCCGGAACGACACCAGGCGGCGCTGCGCCTCGTCCCATAACACGAGCCGTACACACCCAAAGCTCTGCAGGAGCGTGATGCGACCGACGTTGCGCAGTTCAGGGTGGTCGCGAAGCACGCGCGGCAGCCGGTAATAGGGAATGCGGCTGCTGAGGTGATGCACGTGGTGAATGCCGATATTGGCCGTGAACCAGCGCAGCAGCGCCGGCAGTTCGTAATGCGAGCTGCCGTGCAAGGCAGCTTGATGCAGGTTCCAGCTCTCGTCGCGGTCCCACGCCGTGTGCTCGAATTGATGCTGCACGTAGAACAGCCATACGCCGGCCGTGCCGGCGAGCAGCGTAATCGGAAGGTGCACGAGCAGGAACGCCTTGATGCCGATGAACCATGTGAGCGTAGCGACGATGACGGCAATCGCGAGATTGGTTGCCATTGTGCTGACCCAGGGCTGCCAGCCATTGCGCATGAGGCCGACCGGGAGCCGCTGTTGCAAGAGAAACAGATAGGCCGGTCCGACCCCGAACATGATCAGCGGGTGGCGGTAAAGACGGTATTTCAGACGACCCCACCAGGGAAGAGCCCGGTATTCGCGCACGGTCAGCGTATCGAGATCGCCGATACCGCGGCGATCGAGGTTGCCGGTGGTGGCATGATGAATGGCATGCGAGCGGCGCCAGCAGTCATAGGGCGTGAGCGTGAGCACGCCGATGACGCGGCCGACCCAGTCATTCGCCAGACGGCCAGCGAAAAAGGTGCCATGGCCGCAGTCGTGCTGGATCATGAACAGGCGTACGAGAAAGCCGGCAGCCGGAATCGCGATGACTAGTGAAGCCCAGGCATGGCCAAGGGAGAACGCGAACCAGGCCGCGGTCCACAACATGACGAGCGGCAGGGCCGTGATCGCCAACTCGGCAATGCTGCGCAGCCGATTTGGGGAGCTGTAGTTGTTCAGGATGCGCTGCCAGCGCCGGGCGTTGAGGACGTCATCACCGCCGGCGGGCGTTTGCCCGTTAGACGACGGCACGGCTGTCTTATGCACGGAGATATCCCCTTCTGATGGTGCACGCAGGATCGAGACACCGACGGCTCGGCACCTTCGTCGGTTGATCGATTTTTGGAGAAGGGTCTGAAACGTGCGTGCCTGTCAGAGGCAAGGCAAAGCGCCCAGCGGTTCGGCCAAGTGTCGACTGGCGGACATATGGACAGGAATTGGGGGAACGTCAAGGACGACAGTTACGCGTTCCCGGCGTTCCCCTTGAATCATCGTCCTTGGAGACGAACAGCTCAAAACTCGAAGGAGGTCTCGAACTCGTAGGTCCGAGGGGCACCCAGGAAAACCTGATCCGGATAGAATGGATCGCTCCAGGCGGCATATTTCCTGTCGGTAAAATTACGGACACGGAACGTCAGGCGCGTGTTCGTGACGGACGGAAATAGTGCATTCTTGGGGAGGTCGACGAAGGCGAAGGCGTCGGCTGTCGTGTAGGCCAGCATTTTCACGGTGTTCGCGTCGGTCGTAAAACGGTCGCCCACGTGACGCACCGAGACGCCCAGTTCGACCGGCCACCAGCCTGGATTGAGGAAGCGGTAAGACGCACCGCCGTTCATCACTACCGCTGGAACGTTCGGAGGCGTGTTGCCCGAGAATGACCCGCCCGTAAAGTCGTAGTCGGCATAGCGCGCATGGACATAGGCGACGTTGCCCCACAGTTTCGTTTCCGGCGTCGGCCGCACGCCCATCGCGAACTCGACACCCTGGGATTTTACCTTGCCTGCCAGATTCAGCGTCTGGCCGCCCTGTGCGCTGTAGACATTGTTGCGCACAATATCGAAAGCCGAGAACGTCACCTCGGCCCGGTTGTCCCAAAACAGGCCCTTTACGCCAGTCTCATAATTGCGGGCGGTGGTCAGGCTTTGCTTCTGCGCCGGGCTTAGAAGAAAGATGCTTCCAGCCGACAGGTCGCTCGCCGTCGCATATTGGCTGTAGAAGGTCAGCCCGGGGATGGCTTCCCACGTATAGCCGAACCGGCCGGTGACGGGATCCCAACTCTGCGAGTACGGAAAGCCCGCCTTCATCACGCTGTTCACGTCGATGGACGTACGGTCGAGAACGAATGGATTGTAACGGAGACCGCCGACAAGCGCGAAGGTCGGGGTGATCTTGAGCCGGTCTTCGACGTTGATGGCGACACTGTCGATCCTCGCGGTCTGCCGCTGCGTCGTCAACAGACCGTAATATCCGCGCACGGGATCGACCAGCGAGACCTGGTCGTGCGGAAAGTTCGCAGCCCCCGGGCGCACAAAGTCGAGATGATAGGTTTCCAGCGAGGTTACGAGCCTGTTCTGCAGCCCGGCGATATCAGAGTCGACGGAAAGATTTGTGTTGTTGCCGACCGTCCACTGATCGTGATGAACGTAGAACCGCTCACGGTCGACACGGTTATCGATGGCGTTGAAGGCGCTGACCTCATTGTTGTACCAGTCGCGACGGGCGTCGTAGCCGTAGGTCGTGCTCTTTAGCGTCACGCTGTCGTTGATATTCCATTCAAATCCGCCGCGGACCCAGGCTTCGTTGATCTTCTTGTGCCCATCCAGGACATTGTAGTTCGTCGTCAACGTCCGGCCGTCGATCGTCACCGCCCCCAGATTGGTCCCGTTGTAATCCGACACCTTCGTTCCCGAAACAATCCCGTTGGTTGCGAACGGGCCGCTGAATGCCACCGGCACCAGAGGTGTGCCTTCGTAAGGCTTGGCCTTGTAATCCTTGTATTCGGCTGCGACGAACGTCTTGAATGTATCCGATACACGATAGTTCAACTGACCGGACAGGTGGGCGTTCTTGAATTCCGTGCCGTCGATGAAGCCCACCTCGCGGGACCCGCTCGCGTCGATACGGTAATCCAGTCCGTCGATGGTGGTGCTTCCGCCCGATCCGACGCCGCTGCGCACCGTACCGCGGGAGTCGAAGCCGACAA encodes:
- a CDS encoding DUF4118 domain-containing protein yields the protein MTDVESKLRQDMTAASDAAPLFGPATSELMRYLASIAMTAAATVVAVGVDTRVSIPNLSLVFVIPVIVAGLSLGLGPSLCSAILGALAFNFFLTEPRYSLAVDDASNIWAIGLLLVVGLIVSGVAFTSRQRATEAALLRRQTTVLQGYSRDVVAADNTKAIVSTTLQALAALFQVPAVVMLVRDGTVVSLERTGDMEPQDAELEAARSSLATGTVARGGVYPNLASRFDFWPVESPEGQNAVIGLAFDPDERPAAPDTLVNIVVRVLALVLDRQHERAGRDVRPAS
- a CDS encoding fatty acid desaturase; the encoded protein is MPSSNGQTPAGGDDVLNARRWQRILNNYSSPNRLRSIAELAITALPLVMLWTAAWFAFSLGHAWASLVIAIPAAGFLVRLFMIQHDCGHGTFFAGRLANDWVGRVIGVLTLTPYDCWRRSHAIHHATTGNLDRRGIGDLDTLTVREYRALPWWGRLKYRLYRHPLIMFGVGPAYLFLLQQRLPVGLMRNGWQPWVSTMATNLAIAVIVATLTWFIGIKAFLLVHLPITLLAGTAGVWLFYVQHQFEHTAWDRDESWNLHQAALHGSSHYELPALLRWFTANIGIHHVHHLSSRIPYYRLPRVLRDHPELRNVGRITLLQSFGCVRLVLWDEAQRRLVSFREIRA
- a CDS encoding TonB-dependent receptor translates to MVRASVSVVGLLLVEIISLENQASAQTAPRAQADGATSLPAITVVSQKRSPARRPAASRSRTNQTTRPNVASGNPGRPRQSSADASTPLNTNVVAQTASRLGLTPKETPAAVDIVSAQTIREQGYHTTIDAVKGATGVVAGDAPNDVAFGMRGFVGSEINVLYNGINIGPSGFTALTMETFNLDRVEVLKGPSSLISGQGAVGGTINFVTKAPHTGPVQSEAFVGFDSRGTVRSGVGSGGSTTIDGLDYRIDASGSREVGFIDGTEFKNAHLSGQLNYRVSDTFKTFVAAEYKDYKAKPYEGTPLVPVAFSGPFATNGIVSGTKVSDYNGTNLGAVTIDGRTLTTNYNVLDGHKKINEAWVRGGFEWNINDSVTLKSTTYGYDARRDWYNNEVSAFNAIDNRVDRERFYVHHDQWTVGNNTNLSVDSDIAGLQNRLVTSLETYHLDFVRPGAANFPHDQVSLVDPVRGYYGLLTTQRQTARIDSVAINVEDRLKITPTFALVGGLRYNPFVLDRTSIDVNSVMKAGFPYSQSWDPVTGRFGYTWEAIPGLTFYSQYATASDLSAGSIFLLSPAQKQSLTTARNYETGVKGLFWDNRAEVTFSAFDIVRNNVYSAQGGQTLNLAGKVKSQGVEFAMGVRPTPETKLWGNVAYVHARYADYDFTGGSFSGNTPPNVPAVVMNGGASYRFLNPGWWPVELGVSVRHVGDRFTTDANTVKMLAYTTADAFAFVDLPKNALFPSVTNTRLTFRVRNFTDRKYAAWSDPFYPDQVFLGAPRTYEFETSFEF